From a single Vanacampus margaritifer isolate UIUO_Vmar chromosome 15, RoL_Vmar_1.0, whole genome shotgun sequence genomic region:
- the aadat gene encoding kynurenine/alpha-aminoadipate aminotransferase, mitochondrial isoform X1 produces the protein MMNYARFLTAVSAARKPSPIRILTELQQRSPPSLISLAAGAPNPDTFPFQSAIIKLKNGPPLSFDEVAMKRALQYSASNGIPELLTWMKNLQKNLHDPPTAAYGPEKGQMDMCVTTGSQEGLCKVFEMLVSPGDVVLLDSPTYPGTLATLQPLGCKMVNVPSDQHGMIPAALKEVLSRWEPSDSGRPKVLYTIPNGGNPTGASMTVQRKKDVYQLASMYDMLIIEDDPYYFLQFDKPWAPTFLSMDVDGRVIRTDSFSKILSSGLRIGFVTGPKPLVERLVLHIQASTMHTSTFAQLLVSQLLHSWGQDGFLQHIDGVIDFYRNQRDAMISSAHKWLAGLAKWQTPSAGMFLWMELIGVRDSRQLIMEKALEKEVLLVPGGVFMIDSSEPCPYVRAAYSLSTPEQIEEAFKRLASLITEAL, from the exons ATGATGAATTATGCACGATTCCTCACGGCTGTCAGTGCAGCAAGGAAGCCGTCGCCCATCAGGATACTGA CCGAGCTGCAGCAGCGCTCTCCGCCATCGCTGATTTCACTGGCCGCAGGGGCGCCCAACCCTGACACGTTCCCCTTCCAATCGGCCATCATCAAGCTCAAGAATGGTCCACCGCTCTCCTTTGACGAGGTGGCCATGAAAAGGGCCCTCCAGTACTCCGCCTCCAATGG AATCCCCGAGTTACTGACATGGATGAAGAACCTGCAGAAGAACCTCCACGACCCGCCAACGGCTGCCTACGGTCCTGAGAAGGGACAGATGGACATGTGCGTGACCACAGGGAGCCAGGAGGGACTCTGCAAG GTGTTTGAAATGCTGGTCAGCCCGGGAGATGTCGTCCTGCTTGACTCGCCTACCTACCCCGGAACGCTGGCGACG CTCCAGCCGCTGGGTTGCAAAATGGTCAACGTCCCCAGCGATCAGCACGGCATGATACCGGCGGCCCTCAAGGAGGTCTTGTCCCGTTGGGAACCGTCAGACAGTGGCAGGCCCAAGGTTCTCTACACCATTCCCAACGGGGGTAACCCCACCGGGGCATCCATGACTGTGCAGAGGAAGAAGGACGTCTACCAG CTGGCGAGCATGTACGACATGCTCATCATCGAGGACGATCCCTACTACTTCCTGCAGTTTGACAAGCCCTGGGCGCCGACCTTTCTCTCCATGGACGTGGACGGCCGCGTCATCAGAACCGACTCCTTTTCTAAGATCCTGTCTTCGGG GTTGAGGATCGGCTTCGTGACCGGGCCCAAGCCGCTGGTGGAGCGGCTGGTGCTGCACATCCAGGCCTCCACCATGCACACCAGTACATTCGCACAG CTCCTGGTGTCGCAACTGTTGCATAGCTGGGGCCAAGATGGCTTTCTTCAGCACATAGACGG GGTGATCGACTTCTACAGGAATCAGCGGGACGCCATGATTAGCTCCGCTCACAAGTGGCTCGCAG GTTTGGCCAAATGGCAGACACCGTCGGCAGGGATGTTTCTGTGGATGGAGCTGATAGGCGTCCGTGACAGTCGGCAGCTAATCATGGAGAAGGCCTTGGAGAAGGAG GTGCTGCTGGTCCCAGGAGGCGTGTTCATGATCGATAGCAGCGAGCCGTGTCCTTACGTCAGGGCGGCCTATTCACTGTCTACGCCTGAACAGATTGAAgaa GCCTTCAAACGTCTTGCCAGTCTCATCACAGAGGCTTTGTGA
- the aadat gene encoding kynurenine/alpha-aminoadipate aminotransferase, mitochondrial isoform X2: MKRALQYSASNGIPELLTWMKNLQKNLHDPPTAAYGPEKGQMDMCVTTGSQEGLCKVFEMLVSPGDVVLLDSPTYPGTLATLQPLGCKMVNVPSDQHGMIPAALKEVLSRWEPSDSGRPKVLYTIPNGGNPTGASMTVQRKKDVYQLASMYDMLIIEDDPYYFLQFDKPWAPTFLSMDVDGRVIRTDSFSKILSSGLRIGFVTGPKPLVERLVLHIQASTMHTSTFAQLLVSQLLHSWGQDGFLQHIDGVIDFYRNQRDAMISSAHKWLAGLAKWQTPSAGMFLWMELIGVRDSRQLIMEKALEKEVLLVPGGVFMIDSSEPCPYVRAAYSLSTPEQIEEAFKRLASLITEAL, translated from the exons ATGAAAAGGGCCCTCCAGTACTCCGCCTCCAATGG AATCCCCGAGTTACTGACATGGATGAAGAACCTGCAGAAGAACCTCCACGACCCGCCAACGGCTGCCTACGGTCCTGAGAAGGGACAGATGGACATGTGCGTGACCACAGGGAGCCAGGAGGGACTCTGCAAG GTGTTTGAAATGCTGGTCAGCCCGGGAGATGTCGTCCTGCTTGACTCGCCTACCTACCCCGGAACGCTGGCGACG CTCCAGCCGCTGGGTTGCAAAATGGTCAACGTCCCCAGCGATCAGCACGGCATGATACCGGCGGCCCTCAAGGAGGTCTTGTCCCGTTGGGAACCGTCAGACAGTGGCAGGCCCAAGGTTCTCTACACCATTCCCAACGGGGGTAACCCCACCGGGGCATCCATGACTGTGCAGAGGAAGAAGGACGTCTACCAG CTGGCGAGCATGTACGACATGCTCATCATCGAGGACGATCCCTACTACTTCCTGCAGTTTGACAAGCCCTGGGCGCCGACCTTTCTCTCCATGGACGTGGACGGCCGCGTCATCAGAACCGACTCCTTTTCTAAGATCCTGTCTTCGGG GTTGAGGATCGGCTTCGTGACCGGGCCCAAGCCGCTGGTGGAGCGGCTGGTGCTGCACATCCAGGCCTCCACCATGCACACCAGTACATTCGCACAG CTCCTGGTGTCGCAACTGTTGCATAGCTGGGGCCAAGATGGCTTTCTTCAGCACATAGACGG GGTGATCGACTTCTACAGGAATCAGCGGGACGCCATGATTAGCTCCGCTCACAAGTGGCTCGCAG GTTTGGCCAAATGGCAGACACCGTCGGCAGGGATGTTTCTGTGGATGGAGCTGATAGGCGTCCGTGACAGTCGGCAGCTAATCATGGAGAAGGCCTTGGAGAAGGAG GTGCTGCTGGTCCCAGGAGGCGTGTTCATGATCGATAGCAGCGAGCCGTGTCCTTACGTCAGGGCGGCCTATTCACTGTCTACGCCTGAACAGATTGAAgaa GCCTTCAAACGTCTTGCCAGTCTCATCACAGAGGCTTTGTGA
- the LOC144034761 gene encoding myeloid-associated differentiation marker homolog: MPLIVLGWSRLLMVRAAALLFTCVAFSVAAHGASLPHRGMAAWCIFCWAFSFAATAVILLVELLGLQVRVPVSWSNFPITVACYAALLCLSASVIFPLYFLRDRAYSAEQRDHRVASTVFSCLAAVAYMVEVSMTRARPGEVAGYMATAPGLLKVCQTFVACVIFILVSEPVAYEHHAALQWCMAVYCICFIISMVVVVMCVGECTGWLPVPFPRFLTACGFLAAVMYLTATIIWPVFQFSKGYRARGGNESSLITVAVLTGINFLLYLTDVAHTARLVFVSG, translated from the coding sequence ATGCCCCTGATTGTGCTCGGATGGTCCCGGCTGCTGATGGTGCGTGCGGCCGCCCTGCTGTTCACCTGCGTGGCCTTCAGCGTGGCGGCGCACGGCGCCTCGCTGCCGCACCGCGGTATGGCCGCCTGGTGCATCTTCTGCTGGGCCTTCAGCTTCGCCGCCACCGCCGTCATCCTGCTGGTGGAGCTGCTGGGCCTGCAGGTACGCGTGCCTGTGTCCTGGTCCAACTTCCCCATCACCGTGGCATGCTACGCCGCCCTCCTGTGCCTCTCCGCCTCCGTCATCTTCCCGCTGTACTTTCTGAGGGATCGGGCTTACTCCGCCGAGCAACGAGACCATCGCGTGGCCTCCACCGTCTTCTCCTGCTTGGCGGCGGTGGCCTACATGGTGGAGGTGAGCATGACCAGAGCGCGGCCCGGCGAGGTGGCGGGCTACATGGCCACGGCGCCGGGCTTGTTGAAGGTGTGCCAGACGTTCGTGGCGTGCGTCATCTTCATCCTGGTCAGCGAGCCCGTGGCGTACGAGCATCACGCGGCGCTCCAGTGGTGCATGGCGGTGTACTGCATCTGCTTCATCATCTCCATGGTCGTGGTGGTGATGTGTGTGGGCGAGTGCACCGGCTGGCTTCCTGTCCCCTTCCCCCGCTTCCTGACGGCGTGCGGCTTCTTGGCGGCTGTGATGTACCTGACGGCCACCATCATCTGGCCCGTCTTCCAGTTCAGCAAGGGCTACAGGGCCAGAGGCGGCAACGAGTCCAGCCTGATCACCGTGGCGGTCCTCACCGGTATCAACTTCCTGCTGTACCTCACCGACGTAGCGCACACTGCCAGACTTGTCTTTGTCAGCGGCTGA